From a region of the Leptospira kmetyi serovar Malaysia str. Bejo-Iso9 genome:
- a CDS encoding GFA family protein — translation MSLKKYTGSCHCGKVSYEVDLDLSQGTGKCNCSFCSKVRNWSATVKPEAFRLIAGKEELGSYQFGTKSATHKFCKNCGVRTFTEGYIEEIGGSFVSVSLATLNDLEISDLVAAPLWYADGLHNNWRQQPAEIRHL, via the coding sequence ATGTCTTTGAAAAAATATACGGGAAGTTGTCATTGCGGTAAGGTGAGTTACGAAGTCGATTTGGATCTTTCTCAAGGAACGGGAAAATGCAACTGTTCCTTTTGTTCCAAAGTAAGAAATTGGAGCGCGACCGTAAAACCGGAAGCCTTTCGGTTGATCGCCGGAAAAGAGGAATTGGGAAGTTATCAATTCGGAACCAAAAGCGCGACCCACAAATTCTGTAAGAACTGCGGAGTCAGGACGTTTACGGAAGGTTATATCGAGGAGATCGGCGGAAGTTTCGTGAGCGTAAGTTTGGCGACCTTGAACGATTTAGAAATCTCGGACTTGGTTGCCGCCCCACTTTGGTACGCAGACGGTCTTCACAACAACTGGAGACAACAACCCGCCGAGATACGACATCTTTAA